In a single window of the Brockia lithotrophica genome:
- the asnB gene encoding asparagine synthase (glutamine-hydrolyzing), whose translation MCGIVGIVMKNDTPVEFSIIKKMTKVIEHRGPDEDGFYINGSIGLGFRRLSIIDIENGSQPLTNEDKTIFLIFNGEIYNFEELRNNLIKENHIFTTNSDGEVIVHLYEKYGFDFLNYLRGMFSFILYDQKNNILFFARDHFGIKPLYYAETDDAYIFSSEIKSIIEYPKIKTEICLESLWNYYTFQYVPDPLTMFKRIYKLAPGSYGIVKNGRIHMCSYWEPVFDPDNKPIDHYVEEIKSALLDSISNHLKSDVPVGAFLSSGIDSAGIVALIKETGRVVDTFTVGFYGNGEKNEIAYAKYIANILGMPHHNVIVTPKDYLNEIPKAVYYQDEPVADPSALGLYFVARLAKEYVKVVLSGEGADELFGGYGIYKEPLSLKIFNFIPSFLRYYLYLSANKLPDGIKGKSFIIRGTKPLRERYFGNAYIFNEDLKKELLFFDPIEVGARLPTEITKVYYDRAEKYDDITKMQFIDIKTWLPGDILAKADKMTMAHSLELRVPYLDKKVFSVASRIPYYYRITHRTTKYVLRKALSDILPSDVVFRKKLGFPVPIRKWLREDFFEWAYDIISSSKTDYIINKNFSLNLLMEHKYGVKDNSRKIWTILIFMIWHSIFIEKNILK comes from the coding sequence ATGTGCGGTATCGTGGGGATAGTTATGAAAAATGATACTCCTGTTGAATTTAGTATTATTAAAAAAATGACTAAAGTAATCGAACACCGCGGGCCAGACGAGGATGGGTTTTATATTAATGGGAGTATAGGATTGGGATTCCGGCGATTGTCTATAATTGACATAGAAAATGGTAGCCAGCCGCTAACAAACGAAGATAAAACAATATTCTTAATTTTTAACGGGGAAATTTATAATTTCGAAGAACTTAGAAATAACTTAATTAAAGAAAATCATATTTTTACTACTAACTCAGACGGAGAGGTTATTGTTCATTTGTATGAAAAATATGGATTTGATTTTTTAAATTATTTAAGGGGCATGTTTTCGTTTATTTTGTACGATCAAAAAAACAACATATTATTTTTTGCGCGGGATCATTTTGGTATTAAACCATTATATTATGCTGAAACTGATGATGCATATATTTTTAGTTCAGAAATAAAAAGTATTATTGAATACCCAAAAATTAAAACAGAGATTTGCTTAGAATCTTTGTGGAATTATTATACATTTCAATATGTTCCAGATCCATTAACAATGTTTAAAAGAATTTATAAACTTGCTCCTGGAAGTTATGGTATCGTTAAAAACGGTAGAATACACATGTGTTCTTATTGGGAGCCAGTCTTCGATCCCGACAATAAGCCAATAGATCATTACGTAGAAGAGATTAAATCGGCTTTGCTTGATTCGATTTCGAATCATTTGAAGTCCGATGTTCCGGTCGGGGCTTTTCTATCCTCTGGAATTGATTCGGCTGGAATTGTAGCATTAATAAAAGAAACAGGGAGGGTAGTAGATACGTTTACTGTGGGATTTTATGGCAATGGCGAAAAAAATGAAATTGCATATGCAAAATATATAGCAAATATCCTTGGTATGCCGCATCATAATGTAATTGTAACGCCAAAAGATTATCTAAACGAGATACCAAAAGCTGTTTATTATCAAGATGAGCCAGTTGCCGATCCTTCGGCGCTCGGACTATATTTTGTGGCGCGACTTGCAAAAGAATACGTCAAAGTTGTACTATCAGGGGAGGGGGCTGATGAGTTGTTTGGTGGTTATGGTATTTATAAAGAACCGCTATCACTGAAAATATTTAATTTTATTCCATCGTTTTTGCGTTATTATTTATATTTGTCAGCGAATAAATTGCCGGATGGAATAAAAGGTAAATCTTTTATAATTCGCGGTACAAAGCCTCTTCGCGAGCGATATTTCGGGAACGCGTATATCTTTAATGAAGATTTAAAAAAAGAATTGCTGTTTTTTGATCCGATTGAAGTTGGCGCTCGTTTGCCGACAGAAATAACTAAAGTATATTATGATAGAGCAGAAAAATACGATGATATAACAAAAATGCAATTTATAGACATCAAAACATGGCTTCCCGGAGATATTTTGGCGAAGGCCGACAAAATGACAATGGCCCATTCTTTAGAGTTAAGGGTACCATATCTAGATAAAAAAGTTTTTTCTGTGGCATCTAGAATACCATATTATTATCGAATAACTCATAGAACAACAAAATACGTCTTAAGGAAGGCCTTGAGCGACATTTTACCATCTGATGTGGTATTTCGTAAAAAGCTGGGGTTTCCAGTTCCAATTCGTAAATGGTTAAGAGAAGATTTTTTTGAGTGGGCTTATGATATTATATCGTCAAGTAAAACAGATTATATTATAAACAAGAATTTTTCGTTAAA